The genomic window CCTCTCGCCGCGCGCTTAAAGCGTCAGGACCTTCACCTTGCCAGCGCAGGAGGACCCTCGGCATGCCCCCTTCTCTTGAGCCGCTCATTGGCGCGTGGCGGTTGATGGCCAGGAGTGGCCAGGGCGCCTACGGCACCGTCTATCGCGTCGAGCACGTGAGGCAGGTACCTCCCGGTCCCTTCGCCTTGAAGCTGGCGATTCATCCCGAGGATCTCCGGTTCGAACGGGAGGCGGAGCTGCTCTCCCGCATCCGTCATCCCCATGTGCCAAGGCTCCAGGACCGGGGCTGGTGGACTCCCCCAGGTGGCCCCTCCTTCCCCTACCTCGTCATGGAGTGGGTGGAAGGCGTGTCCCTCTACACTTGGTCAGCTGAACGCGCCGTGACATCCCGCCAAGTGCTGCATCTGCTGGGGCAAGTGGCCCGGGCGCTGGAGGCCACCCATGCCGCGGAAGGAGTCCATCGCGACGTGAAGGGCCACAACGTGCGCGTCCGGCCCAGCGGCCATGCGGTGCTCGTGGACTTCGGCTCCAGCCATTACCAGGGCGCGCCCACGCTCACGCGCCACCTGCCGCCGCCAGGAACCTCCCAGTACTCCAGCCCCGAGTCCCTGCACTTCCAGTGGGAGCATCACCGGGAGCCCACGGCGCGCTACCTCGCCCAACCCGCCGATGACATGTACGCCCTGGGAGTCACCGCCTACCGGCTCGTCACCGGCAGGTACCCTCCTGCCGTGGAGAGCCAGAAGACCCGGAACGGCTTCCGGCTCATTGCGCCTGCCCGGGTGCCGCCGCGAACCTGGGTGAGCCTGGCACCGGAACTGGATGCCCTCATCGAGCGGATGCTCTCCTACGAGCCCTCGCAGCGGGGCTCTGCGGCAGACATCGCCTCCGCGCTCGAACGGGTAGCACAAATCTCACGTGCGTCAGCGGATCAACCCATCGCCTCACAGCCACCGCTTCTGTCCCGGCGACACAGGAGCCACTCCCCCCCCTCACGCTCCTTCAGGCCAGGATGGCTGTCACTCGCAGTAGCGATGTCCGTGGGCCTGGCCGTCGGGGCCTGGTGGGAGAGACTTCCTACATGGAGAGATCTCTCGACGTCCGGAACTCGGCACGAAAAGGACGGAGGAGTGGTTGGTCTCGCAGAGACGGTGCTCGACCCCTCCCAAAACAGCCCTTCTACCGAACCCATGCAACAATGGATCGGCCGCGACTTGCCGAAAAAACCATTCCCCGGGCAGCGCCGTCCTCCTTGTAAGCCGCCTGCCATCGAGGTGAATGGTGGATGCTGGGGCCTTTCTGGAAACACGTCGCCACCGTGTGGCGACCAAGCTGTTGAGTGGAAGAAGGCATGTTACTGGCCTATCTTGGAGTTGCCTCGTCCCGCCACCTCCGAGCCACCCTGAACTCATCGCGTCACATGAAACGCCTGAAAACACTTGTCTGGGTCTTGAGGGGCAAGACCCGCTTCAAAACAAGCATCCTGGCCTGCTTCGCGAGCCTCACGGCTGCATGCAGCCACTTCGGCTATTACAAGCACCCGAAAGCCGAGCACGCGCCCCCAGAGGAAGCCGCTGCCATCAAGTTTCCTGATTCGATGGAACAGGGCACGCGCCTCACAGGCCCCATGATGGCCGCGCTCAAGGTGGCCATGGAGGACTACCGTCCGCCTGGGATCAACCCCGATGCACTGAAGCCGCCCGACAGCTGCCTGGCACGGTGGGACTTCATCCAGACCACCGTGCTCCAAGCGAACGACAACCTCTTCTACATCGACTTCTCACCCGACCTTCGCCAGTGCGGCCCGGGCTTCATCATGCTCGATGCCGGGGCCACTTATGCGGTGGACGGCAAGGGCCGCATTCTCTCCCGGGAGTGAGCCGCTTACTGCGTCTGGATGTGCCGGAAGTAGGTGTCGAGCCCGTGGTTGCTGGGCCACCCCTGGGCGGGGTCATTGAAGGTGTGGATCTGCGCGCCCGGAGCGTTGAAGCCCGCCCCACCCCCGTTGATGAGCCACGCCAGCGGGGAGGAGCCCGTGACAATGTTGGTGACGGTGTCCGGGACGCCATTGGGCTCGTGCACGCCGAGCCAGTTGGGGACCGGATCCTGCTGGTTCACGTAGAAGTTGTACTGCGGCCCCGCCGGGAAGTTCTTGCCCGCGCCCGCGATGCCCACCACGTTGACGTTGCTCAGGATCTGCTCGCGCTCCCGGCGGTTCCCGTCCCCGAACACGGGCAGGTTGCTCGTCCAGCCCCCCTGGGAATCGATGATCCGCTGGTCCACCCGGTTGAGGGCGTGCGAGACGATGGCGCCGCCCTGGCTGTAGCCCACCACGTTGACCTTCCGCCCGGCCTCGAGGTCCGCGGAGATGGCGTTGGCGAGCGTGTCCACGGCCTTGTTGTCACCCCAGTTGATGCGGTCCTGCCCCGTCTGGAGGACGTCGTTGTTCTGGCCCTCGGTGGCGTTGTAGATGGGCACCACGTTGGTGCCCGTGTGGTTCGCGAGATCCTGCGCCGCGGAGATCGCCCCCGCCGGAGGGGTGTTGATGCCGTTGGTGAAGTACGTGGTGGGCGTCGGGCTCGCGACGGGATTCGCGGGCTCGAAGGGCGGCACCTGCGTCACGTCGAACTTCCCGGGCGGGTACGCGTAGCCGTCCGCGCCAACGTACATGCCGTCATACGTGCTGGCAGGCGCGGCGGAATCAATCCTCAACGCACCGGCCGCGGTCTTCTGCGCATCGGTCATCGTGTTGCCCCGCACCTGCACGGTGCCCGTGTTGCTGGGAATGGGCGGCTCCGTGGCGGTCGAGCCCGCCTGGGCGGCGGCGCGCAGGTTGGCCCCCGCGGTGGCAACGTTCGGCGACACCCCGTTGGCCTGGGCCACATCGAAGCCGCTCTGGCCGGACCACCCCTGGACGGGGGCGGACGTGCGGACGGCATCGGGAGGCTGAGGGGCGGGCGTGGAGGACGCGGAAGGCGTGGCCGTCGAAGCGGGCTTGCTCTCGGAGACACTGGGCCTGCTGCTCGAAGCGCCGCTGCTGGAACCGCCACCACCGACCTTGTCGACACCCATGTGCAACCTCCGGCGCGCGGAACGCCTTGGCGCCTCTGCACAGGGTTATCGGGCCCTCCGGGGCCGGGGTTGCTTCCGGCTTCTCAAACTCCAGAACTACTTCCGGGCCTGGCGCGACGCCTTCTTCTCGCGCTCGCCCAGCGCCGCCTGGAGGAACTTGCCCGCCAGCTTCCGGCCAATCAGCTCCTGCGCCAGCTCGCCCGCCTCCACGAGCCGGTCCAGGTGGATGCCCGTCTCCACGCCCATGCCCTGGAACATGAAGACCGCGTCCTCCGTGGCCAGGTTGCCCGCAGCCCCCGGCGCATACGGGCACCCGCCCAGCCCGCCGATGCTGGCATCGAACGTGGTTATCCCCGCCGACAGCCCCACCAGCGCGTTCGCCAGCGCCGTGCCCCGCGTGTCGTGCAGGTGCAGCGCCAGCTTCTCCAGGGGGATGTACTTGAGCAGCGCCGACAGGATCTCCTCCGTCTGGCGCGGCGTCCCCACGCCGATCGTGTCCCCCAGGCTCAGCTGGTAGAGCCCCATGTCCACGAGCTGGCGGCAGATGTCCACCACCCGCTCCACGGGCACCTCGCCCTCGTACGGGCAGCCCCACACCGTGGACAGGTAGCCGCGCACGCGCATGCCCATCTGGGCCGCCGCCGTGGCCACCTCGCGCGAGGCCTCCAGCGCCTCGGCGATGCTCTTGTTGATGTTCTTCTTGGAGTGGGCCTCGGACGCCGAGATGAAGACGGCCGCCTCCTGCAGGCCCGCCTCCCGCGCCCGCTGGAGCCCCTTGAGGTTGGGCACCAGGGCCGAGAACACCACGCCTGGCTTGCGGCCGACCAGGCGCAGCAGCTCCTCCGCGTCGGAGAGCTGGGGAATCCACTTCGGGGAGACGAACGACGTCACCTCGATGCGCTTCTCGCCCGCGGCGACCAGCGCCTCCACCAGGCGCGCCTTGTCGCGCGTGGGCAGCGTGCGCAGCTCGTTCTGCAAGCCGTCCCGGGGGCCGACTTCGTACACGTCGACTTGCTTGGGGAGGCCCCCCAGCCAGCCGCCTACACGCGCTCTGGGATGTTCGTTCGAATCCACTGGACGATGTCCTGCGTCGAGCTTCCGGGGGTGAAGATCTCCGTCACTCCCAACCCCTTCAGCTTAGGTATGTCGTCGTCCGGGATGATGCCGCCACCAAAAACGCGGATGTCGTCGGCCTTGCTCGTCTTGAGCAGATCGATGACGGCGGGAAAGAGCGTCATGTGCGCGCCGGACATGATGGACATGCCGATCGCGTCGACGTCCTCCTGGATGGCGGCGTTGACGATCATCTCGGGCGTCTGATGCAGCCCCGTGTAGATGACCTCCATGCCCGCGTCGCGCAAGGCCCGGGCGATGATCTTCGCCCCGCGGTCGTGCCCGTCCAGGCCTGGCTTGGCCACCAGAATCCGTAGCTTCCTCTCAGCCATGTCGCAGCTCTGCTCCCATGATGAGGTCCGTGGAGGCGGATGTCAGCGGCTCGCCCTCCAGCCCGCCATGCACCCACTTCGTCGAGAGGCCTGTCGATTCCAACAGTTGGATCAATTCCGCAAGGGGATAGTAACGAATGGCATATGTCCCCGAAAGGACTCGGCCCTCGGGGGTGATGAGCCGCCGCTGCCCGTGGTCCCTCCCCGTGGCGGGCTCGAAGCGGCTCTCCTCCTCCAACCGGCTGCCATCCGGCAGCTGCCGCTGAAATGACGCACTGGGCTGTTCCAGGAGCCGCTCGTAGGGCACCGTCTGAAACACCAACACCGCGCCGGGTTGGAGGCAGCGCGCCACCTCCCGGAGGATGATGCGATGTTCTGCCTCCGAGAAGGCGAACAGCGTCGAGTACCAAGCATAGGCGCCCGCCAGGGAGGCATCCGGGAAAGGAAGGGCTCGCAAGTCCCCCTCCACCGCCGGGAAGCCCGGGAGCCGGTGGGCCAGCGAATAGGCGTCGCGCTCCAGCCCTACTACCCGGCCCGCCAGCGCGCCCGCGGCATTGAGCGGGGCGGCATGGCGCCCGTGGCCACACCCCAGGTCCACCACGGGCCCCGAGGGCGGCAAGGCCGCGAAGCAGCGCTCCAGGTAGGCCACCTCCCGCGCCGTCACCTCCGGCGAGAGAAACGGCAGCGTGCTGCGCACGTACAGCTCGCCGAAGAAGCTCACGGGCGCGCTAGAACGCGCCACCCTCGCGGTAGGCGCCCCACACGTTGCGGAACACGTCGCAGATCTCCCCGAGCGTGGCGTAGGCCTTCACCGCCTCGAGCACCGGCGGCATGAGGTTGTCCGAGCCGCGCGCCGCGGCCTCCACCTTGCCCAGCGCCACGCGCACCGCCTCGTTGTCGCGCTCGGCCTTCACCTGCGCCAGGCGCGCCTTCTGCTCCTGCTCCACCTTGTCGGCGATGTGCAGCAGCGAGATGGGCGTGGCCTTGTCTGACTTGAACGCGTTGACGCCCACGATGAGCCGGTCGCCCTGCTCCACCTCGCGCTGGAAGCGGTAGGCGCTCTCGCCGATCTCCTTCTGCGGGTACTGCTCCTCCACCGCGCGGATGATGCCGCCCATCTCGTCGATGCGGCGGATGTACTCCATCGCCCGCTTCTCCATCTCGTCGGTGAGGTACTCCACGTAGTAGCTGCCCGCGAGCGGATCCACCACCCGGTCCACCCCGGACTCGTGCGCGATGAGCTGCTGGGTGCGCAGCGCGATCGTCGCCGTCTCCTCGGTGGGCAGCGCGTACGTCTCGTCCAGCGAGTTGGTGTGCAGCGACTGCGTGCCGCCGAGCACCGCGGCCATGGCCTGGAGCGCGGTGCGCACCACGTTGTTGTAGGGCTGCTGCGCGGTGAGCGACACGCCGGCCGTCTGCGCGTGCGTCTTGAGCTGCCAGGAGCGCGGGTTCTTCGCCCCGAAGCGGTAGCGCATGACGTTCGCCCAGATGCGGCGCGCGGCGCGGAACTTGGCGATCTCCTCGAAGAAGTCGTTGTGCACGTCCCAGAAGAACGAGAGCTGCGGGGCGAAGGCGTCCACGTCCAGCCCGCGCTTCACGCACTCCTCCACGTAGCCGATGCCGTCGGCGAGCGTGAAGGCCAGCTCCTGCACCGCCGTCGCCCCGGCCTCGCGGATGTGGTAGCCGCTGATCGACACCGGGTACCACT from Stigmatella erecta includes these protein-coding regions:
- a CDS encoding serine/threonine-protein kinase; this translates as MPPSLEPLIGAWRLMARSGQGAYGTVYRVEHVRQVPPGPFALKLAIHPEDLRFEREAELLSRIRHPHVPRLQDRGWWTPPGGPSFPYLVMEWVEGVSLYTWSAERAVTSRQVLHLLGQVARALEATHAAEGVHRDVKGHNVRVRPSGHAVLVDFGSSHYQGAPTLTRHLPPPGTSQYSSPESLHFQWEHHREPTARYLAQPADDMYALGVTAYRLVTGRYPPAVESQKTRNGFRLIAPARVPPRTWVSLAPELDALIERMLSYEPSQRGSAADIASALERVAQISRASADQPIASQPPLLSRRHRSHSPPSRSFRPGWLSLAVAMSVGLAVGAWWERLPTWRDLSTSGTRHEKDGGVVGLAETVLDPSQNSPSTEPMQQWIGRDLPKKPFPGQRRPPCKPPAIEVNGGCWGLSGNTSPPCGDQAVEWKKACYWPILELPRPATSEPP
- a CDS encoding PE-PPE domain-containing protein, translated to MGVDKVGGGGSSSGASSSRPSVSESKPASTATPSASSTPAPQPPDAVRTSAPVQGWSGQSGFDVAQANGVSPNVATAGANLRAAAQAGSTATEPPIPSNTGTVQVRGNTMTDAQKTAAGALRIDSAAPASTYDGMYVGADGYAYPPGKFDVTQVPPFEPANPVASPTPTTYFTNGINTPPAGAISAAQDLANHTGTNVVPIYNATEGQNNDVLQTGQDRINWGDNKAVDTLANAISADLEAGRKVNVVGYSQGGAIVSHALNRVDQRIIDSQGGWTSNLPVFGDGNRREREQILSNVNVVGIAGAGKNFPAGPQYNFYVNQQDPVPNWLGVHEPNGVPDTVTNIVTGSSPLAWLINGGGAGFNAPGAQIHTFNDPAQGWPSNHGLDTYFRHIQTQ
- a CDS encoding hydroxymethylglutaryl-CoA lyase, translating into MDSNEHPRARVGGWLGGLPKQVDVYEVGPRDGLQNELRTLPTRDKARLVEALVAAGEKRIEVTSFVSPKWIPQLSDAEELLRLVGRKPGVVFSALVPNLKGLQRAREAGLQEAAVFISASEAHSKKNINKSIAEALEASREVATAAAQMGMRVRGYLSTVWGCPYEGEVPVERVVDICRQLVDMGLYQLSLGDTIGVGTPRQTEEILSALLKYIPLEKLALHLHDTRGTALANALVGLSAGITTFDASIGGLGGCPYAPGAAGNLATEDAVFMFQGMGVETGIHLDRLVEAGELAQELIGRKLAGKFLQAALGEREKKASRQARK
- a CDS encoding cobalamin B12-binding domain-containing protein, which codes for MAERKLRILVAKPGLDGHDRGAKIIARALRDAGMEVIYTGLHQTPEMIVNAAIQEDVDAIGMSIMSGAHMTLFPAVIDLLKTSKADDIRVFGGGIIPDDDIPKLKGLGVTEIFTPGSSTQDIVQWIRTNIPERV
- a CDS encoding class I SAM-dependent methyltransferase, which codes for MSFFGELYVRSTLPFLSPEVTAREVAYLERCFAALPPSGPVVDLGCGHGRHAAPLNAAGALAGRVVGLERDAYSLAHRLPGFPAVEGDLRALPFPDASLAGAYAWYSTLFAFSEAEHRIILREVARCLQPGAVLVFQTVPYERLLEQPSASFQRQLPDGSRLEEESRFEPATGRDHGQRRLITPEGRVLSGTYAIRYYPLAELIQLLESTGLSTKWVHGGLEGEPLTSASTDLIMGAELRHG
- a CDS encoding acyl-CoA mutase large subunit family protein, with the translated sequence MPARIPSKTVARSVSSKSSSKSSSKPSKKPAPKRPSDSRPAKLAKGARKVAKAVKAAVKAVKKVAPRRKAPASPRSYDAGTVKAAAKATQKWATEELAQVTGKMPLRRKAFTTDSGIPIPDVMSLVDRKDEQLDRIGLPGQFPFTRGPQPTMYRGRLWTMRMFAGFGTPADTNQRFKYLIGQGMTGLSTAFDMPALMGYDADHAMSRGEVGKEGVAVSSLKDFEVLFDGIELDKVTTSMTINASAIVALCMYIAVAEKQGIPMSKLGGTIQNDMLKEYIAQKEWIVAPRPAVRIVTDMIEFCTKNMPKWYPVSISGYHIREAGATAVQELAFTLADGIGYVEECVKRGLDVDAFAPQLSFFWDVHNDFFEEIAKFRAARRIWANVMRYRFGAKNPRSWQLKTHAQTAGVSLTAQQPYNNVVRTALQAMAAVLGGTQSLHTNSLDETYALPTEETATIALRTQQLIAHESGVDRVVDPLAGSYYVEYLTDEMEKRAMEYIRRIDEMGGIIRAVEEQYPQKEIGESAYRFQREVEQGDRLIVGVNAFKSDKATPISLLHIADKVEQEQKARLAQVKAERDNEAVRVALGKVEAAARGSDNLMPPVLEAVKAYATLGEICDVFRNVWGAYREGGAF